In Agelaius phoeniceus isolate bAgePho1 chromosome 14, bAgePho1.hap1, whole genome shotgun sequence, a single genomic region encodes these proteins:
- the LOC129125765 gene encoding putative P2Y purinoceptor 10, with protein sequence MTHPPYTITASSSNPVMTQSNQNCSHQDLPFKSILYATTYTLIFIPGLLANSAALWVLCRFLSRKSKAVIFMINLAAADLAHVLSLPLRIYYYINHIWPFGSFLCLLCFYLKYLNMYASICFLTCISIQRYFFLYHPFQAKGWKRRYDVAISALVWLVVGALCVPFPIMRSHGLGANTTSCFADLQVKPIDSKVGTVLMTGAAELLGFVGPLVTILFCTWKTRHSIRGFHVPEENSGERRKALRMVSMCAIVFCVCFAPYHINFFFYMLVKENVITDCFLSTITLYTQPFCLSLASFDCCLDPIIYFFMTSEFQEQISRHSSMAIRSRLMSKESASSMKE encoded by the coding sequence ATGACCCATCCACCCTACACCATCACAGCCTCTTCCAGCAACCCAGTCATGACCCAGAGCAACCAGAACTGCTCCCATCAGGACCTCCCCTTCAAGAGCATCCTCTATGCCACCACCTACACCCTCATCTTCATCCCAGGGCTCCTGGCCAACAGCGCTGCCCTGTGGGTCCTGTGCCGGTTCCTcagcaggaagagcaaagcCGTCATCTTCATGATCAACCTGGCCGCGGCCGACCTGGCCCACGTCCTCTCACTGCCCCTGCGCATCTACTACTACATCAACCACATCTGGCCCTTTGGGAGCTTCCTGTGCTTGCTCTGCTTCTACCTGAAGTACCTCAACATGTACGCCAGCATCTGCTTCCTCACCTGCATCAGCATCCAGCGCTACTTCTTCCTGTACCACCCCTTCCAGGCCAAGGGCTGGAAGCGCCGCTACGACGTGGCCATCAGCGCCCTGGTCTGGCTTGTGGTGGGGGCCCTCTGTGTGCCCTTCCCCATCATGAGGAGCCACGGGCTGGGTGCCAACACCACCAGCTGCTTTGCTGACCTGCAAGTGAAGCCGATTGACAGCAAGGTGGGAACGGTGCTGATGACTGGCGCCGCTGAGCTCCTGGGCTTCGTGGGCCCGCTGGTCACCATCTTATTCTGCACGTGGAAAACAAGACACTCCATCCGGGGCTTCCATGTCCCAGAGGAAAACAGCGGGGAGAGGAGAAAGGCTCTGAGGATGGTTTCCATGTGTGCCATTGTGTTCTGCGTGTGTTTTGCTCCTTACCACATCAACTTCTTCTTCTACATGTTGGTGAAGGAGAATGTAATCACTGACTGCTTCCTGAGCACCATCACTCTCTACACCCAGCCCTTCTGCCTGAGCCTTGCCAGCTTTGACTGCTGTTTGGATCCCATCATCTATTTCTTCATGACTTCTGAGTTCCAGGAACAGAtttccaggcacagcagcatggCCATCCGGAGCCGGCTCATGAGCAAAGAGAGCGCCTCGTCGATGAAGGAATGA
- the LOC129125918 gene encoding putative P2Y purinoceptor 10 — MESNVSSRNCSDPQMSFQSTLYATTYTLIFIPGLLANSAALWVLCRFLSRKSKAVIFMINLAVADLAHVLSLPLRTYYYINHTWPFGSFLCQVCFYLKYLNMYASICFLSCISIQRYLFLLHPFRAKGWKRRYDVAISALVWLLVGAACLPLIIVRSPALSNSINSCFSDLGVKQLSPGAAIALVTVAELFGFVIPFGTIAWCTWRMWHSLREGPTALQDAGEKRKALRMVLMCAAVFFICFTPYHINFPFFMMVIENVIRDCALHRSTLRFHPISLCLASLNCCLDPVLYYFMTSEFQAQLLRHGCVALRTRLPPRRSSASGTDTAHDIRVRKRNLPRLKFWSLPKFFGQINSMDIPTVPPDELLLESIS; from the coding sequence ATGGAGAGTAACGTGTCCTCCAGGAACTGTTCCGACCCCCAGATGTCCTTCCAGTCCACCCTCTACGCCACCACCTACACCCTCATCTTCATCCCAGGGCTCCTGGCCAACAGCGCTGCCCTGTGGGTCCTGTGCCGGTTCCTcagcaggaagagcaaagcCGTCATCTTCATGATCAACCTGGCCGTGGCCGACCTGGCCCACGTCCTCTCGCTGCCCCTGCGCACCTACTACTACATCAACCACACCTGGCCCTTCGGGAGCTTCCTGTGCCAGGTGTGCTTCTACCTGAAGTACCTCAACATGTACGCCAGCATCTGCTTCCTCAGCTGCATCAGCATCCAGCGGTACCTGTTCCTGCTGCACCCCTTCCGAGCCAAGGGCTGGAAGCGCCGCTACGACGTGGCCATCAGCGCCCTGGTCTGGCTCTTGGTGGgggctgcctgcctgcccctcaTCATCGTcaggagcccagccctgtccaactCCATCAACAGCTGCTTCTCGGACCTGGGTGTGAAGCagctcagccccggggccgccATCGCTCTGGTGACGGTGGCGGAGCTGTTTGGCTTCGTCATCCCCTTCGGCACCATCGCCTGGTGCACGTGGAGGATGTGGCATTCCCTGCGGGAGGGCCCCACGGCGCTGCAGGATGCCGGAGAGAAGCGGAAGGCCCTGAGGATGGTCCTCATGTGCGCCGCCGTCTTCTTCATCTGCTTCACCCCCTACCACATCAACTTCCCCTTCTTCATGATGGTGATTGAGAACGTCATCCGGGACTGCGCCCTGCACCGGAGCACGCTGCGCTTCCACCCCATCTCCCTGTGCCTGGCCAGCCTCAACTGCTGCCTGGACCCCGTCCTCTACTACTTCATGACCTCCGAGTTCCAGGCGCAGCTGCTGCGCCACGGCTGCGTGGCCCTGAGGAcgcggctcccgccccgccgcagCAGCGCCTCCGGCACCGACACCGCCCACGACATTCGCGTCAGGAAGAGGAATCTCCCCCGCCTCAAGTTCTGGTCTCTTCCCAAGTTCTTTGGCCAAATAAACAGCATGGACATCCCCACTGTGCCGCCcgatgagctgctgctggagtccATCTCGTGA
- the GPR174 gene encoding putative G-protein coupled receptor 174 translates to MNSSSNCSDTDLKPYYAITYTVILIPGLIGNTLALWVFYGYMKETKRAVIFMINLAIADLSQVLSLPLRIFYYLTGTWEFGGGLCMLCFYLKYVNMYASIYFLVCISVRRYLFLMHPFKFSDCRRVCDVYISIVGWVVVCVGCLPFPLLRMQHQEDKNTCFVDLPIKKLDLPTSITLMTIGELVGFVTPLLIILYCSWKTILSLKERHSASRDLGEKKKALKMILTCALVFLICFGPYHISFPLDFFVKTGQIQQGCVQISVFHAVALCLASLNSCVDPIIYYFTTDEFRRRLSRQDLQDSIQLQHLSYGRRHSRDVLGEDTTEY, encoded by the coding sequence ATGAACAGCAGCTCCAACTGCAGCGACACAGACCTCAAGCCCTACTACGCCATCACCTACACGGTGATCCTGATCCCCGGGCTCATCGGGAACACCCTGGCCTTGTGGGTCTTCTATGGCTACATGAAAGAGACTAAAAGGGCCGTGATATTTATGATCAATTTAGCCATTGCTGACTTGTCACAGGTGCTGTCCTTGCCCCTGAGGATTTTTTACTACCTGACGGGCACGTGGGAGTTCGGAGGAGGTCTCTGCATGCTCTGCTTCTACCTGAAGTATGTCAATATGTATGCCAGCATCTACTTCTTGGTGTGCATCAGCGTGAGGAGGTACCTGTTCCTCATGCACCCCTTCAAATTCAGTGACTGCAGGCGTGTCTGTGATGTCTACATCAGCATCGTGGGCTGGGTCGTGGTCTGTGTTGGCTGCCTGCCTTTCCCACTCCTCAGGATGCAGCACCAGGAGGATAAAAACACCTGTTTTGTGGATCTTCCCATCAAGAAACTCGACCTCCCCACCTCCATCACGCTGATGACCATAGGGGAGTTGGTGGGGTTTGTCACCCCTCTGCTCATCATCCTGTACTGCTCCTGGAAGACAATCTTATCACTAAAAGAGAGGCACTCTGCTTCCCGGGACCTGGGTGAGAAGAAGAAAGCTTTAAAGATGATCCTCACCTGCGCCCTGGTGTTCCTGATCTGCTTTGGACCTTACCACATCAGCTTCCCTCTGGATTTCTTTGTGAAAACGGGGCAgatccagcagggctgtgtgcagATCTCGGTGTTCCACGCCGTGGCTTTGTGCCTCGCCAGCCTCAACTCCTGCGTGGATCCCATCATTTACTACTTCACCACAGACGAGTTCAGGAGGCGCCTCTCCAGGCAGGACCTGCAGGACAGcatccagctccagcacctcagctATGGCAGGAGGCACTCCAGGGATGTGCTTGGGGAGGACACCACGGAATACTGA